A window of Flammeovirga kamogawensis genomic DNA:
TACAGAGTACATATAAATCTTTACTTTTTTGTAATTATAAATTCTTCTTAGCAAACTTTCTTTTAATATCTACTAGCCATGTTTTACGCTTTTCATCAGATGCCGATTTTACCATGTTAAGGTTTATCCACTTACGGTTTTTGTAACCCATTTTCCAAAATGTTCCTAGTAGCATTGCCTTCTTAATTGCATTTCCAAAAAGAATACGATAAAGAAGCTTCGGGGTATTCATTGTGGTAATCATGGTAACACCACTAAGGTTTAACTTTTTCATCATTCTATTGCCTTTGGGGTTAAAGTCATAAGCAATTCCTGGGAAAATTAATTTATCGATAAATCCTTTAGTCAACGCAGGCATTAATTCCCACCAAATTGGAAATATAAAAATTAAATGCTCGGCGTTTTCTAATCTATTTTTATAATCTTTTACTTGTGGATCAAGTAATTTATACGATTCTTCTGGATTTCTTGAGCCTGTAACAAAGGCCTTTAAATCTTTTGCTCGCATTACAGGGTCAAACTCATCATTATCTAAATGAATAAGGTCTACTTCATGATTAGCCTCTTTCAGTCCTTCGGTTACTGCTTCTAATATCGCGTTGCAATAACTCTTCTCATAAGGGTGATTAAATACTATTACTACTTTCATTATGGTACTGTTTAAAAATTACAGTACAAAAGACCGAAATCAATACTAAATCAACGATAACAATTGATAAGAAATGATTTATCTCCTATTTCGTATTCTACTTAATGACACAGATGTAATACCTAGATAAGAAGCTATATAGTGCTGAGGAACTCTTGTTATTATTTCTGGGTAATTTTCCAGCAAATCATTATACCGTTCTTGTGGACTGTCTTTAATTCTAGAAAGAAATAATTGAGTGTAATTCCCAAATCTTCGGAAAATCAGTTTTTGAAATAAATCCTGTAACTCTGGAAGAATAGCGAGTATTTCATCAAAATCTTTTTTATTGATGGTGTATAATACTGATGCTTCAATACTTTCAATTGAAAATATGCTTGGTGTATTATTCACAAAACTATCTAATGATGCAACTCCCTGCCCTTCAAAAAAGAACTGAAAGGTGATGTCCTTTCCTTCCTTATTGAACCATTGACGTAAGCAACCTTTTTTTATGAAAAATATTTTTGATGGAATTTCTCCATCATTCAATACTACTTCTCTAGCAGGAATTTCAATTTCAGTAAAAGCATTTTGAAAATGCTCCCAATTCTTTGGGTCTTTTTTAATAATAGCAGTTAATTGTTCAAACATAATCTGAATTCTTGATTATTTATTATTCCTATCTAATATAATTAAATTACAAATACTTACACTACTATAAAAAAGGGCATCTAACATCAAAATATTTGACATTGTGCCCTACTGAAGTTTCTTCTTTCTTAATGGGGTTTTCCGTTTGTATTAAAAAAATGTGTATAAAAAATACCCTTCATTTATTGATCGGAATAATTAAAAAATGAAGAGCATAAACAACTCAATGAGTTTTTGCGATTACTTTCCGTCTAATCAATTATTGATTGTTTTTTCGCATTCCGGAATACCTAGTCCAAGCAGCCATTACCAACATAAATATTACAAAGGTAAAATGCTTTATTGCCATTCCTGAAAAACTTGAATTTGAAGTTACAAGGTAACAATCCATTGCTGCCATTATTGCCATGGCAATGAATACTGTTATCATTGAGAAGCGAAGCCCTGTGATTGCAAAAAATATTCCCATAGAGCTAAGTACTATGTTACGAGCACCAACAACACTCAAATAACTAAGTCCTTCATCATGTGTTAGGGGTATGCCAAATGTAATATCTATACCTGCAGGTGATATTAATTCTTTTACACCTATGTAGAAATAAGGTAAAAATAGAATAGTGGAGATAATTCTTGTTACGAGTGAAGCTTGGGGTAAACTTTTCATTTTCATGTTATTTAAATTTTGAGAATCGATTTTTTGGAGCATTTATTTTTTTATTATAAAGTCATATCAAAGTTGAAAATTTTCATTCTCAATAATATAGTTGGTCCACTTCATAGCTTGAAATTTTGTCTTAAAATGACATTATAGAAGTCTTCTTTATATAACTGATAAAAAACAATAACAACTTTCACTAATAAATAATTTAAATTGCTCTGCAAAAGTCCGTATTATATTACCCCCAGACGATAACAATTGATAAGAAATAGATAGTCCATACTCAATGAGATATTTTATTATATAAAATCAAGTACCCAATTTAAATTGTATTTGCTTATAGATTATAAGTGAGCTACAATCCATTGAGTTCTTGATCTCTTATTTTTTATCTTCATCTAACTTTTGCTCGAAAATAATGTTCCTTTCAGTTTTCTTTTTATACATATCCTTAGTAACAATCTTATTTTTTTTACTAGGGCGATAAGAATTATTGTGAGGGTTTAGAATACATTCTACTTGATATTCAAGCATTTTTTCAAAAGGCTTAAGAAATTCTTCTGTATTACAATCCTCTACTTCACCTTCCTTTAGTAAATTTAATACAGTGTAGACAGACTCAATAGTACTTAGACAAAGAGATTCAGGCTGTTGTTTAAGAATAAATTTTGATTTGATTTCATTATCAAAGCTAACTCTTTGTAGTGTTTGTAAGTTCTTACTTAGCTTAAGCATTTTACGAGCACAAGGCCATGTACCATCTAAAATGAAGATGTGTGGATTGTTCCCTAAAAAAGAATTTATTTCTGAGCCAGTTCTTACAGATAAGTTGAAATTTTCCTTTCCTGGATAAAGTAAGAAAGATGAACTTGCTTCATTAGTCAGTATTTCATTTACTCGCTGATTGTCAGTAAAATCAACTCCTACTATAATTTCTGAATTTTCAAGTTGCAGCTTAGTCATACGACCCGTTCCATTTTTTTCTTTATAATACTCCATTGGGTGCATAAGAATAACAAAACGAGTATTTGTTGGTACAGAATTGGTGTGTTTACAAATACATGAACTTGAAGGTCGCATGCATGTGTAACATTTGATTCTTGGATTTTCTATTTCTACTCTCAAAATAAATACCTTTTATTGGCTATAAAATTTGTACAATTCGAGTTTATCACGATTTGTTTTATAAAGATTTCTTCGTCTTAAAAACTTCAAATTCTATATTAAAATGATGTATTTCTACGAAAGTAACAAACTTAACAAATTGTATTATTAGTATTAAATGTTAATCTAATATTTTATTACAAATATCTTTTTTGAATAAATAAGTTTTCAGACTTTCATTTAGATTTTCATGAAGAGTAAATCAAAAATTATTATTTCCATAACATAATTCACATTTAGCCACAAATTACTTTATCAGTATCTCAAATAAGATTCAACAAAATATCACCTATCTTAGAATTATTTGTGAATTTTTGATATATTTAGGCTATCAATCAGCATTAACTCAATAATTAACTCTCAAACAATGGAACAAGATTTCCTAACTTTGTACGACGACTTCACTTTAGGAGTGGCTGCATACAAACGCTTGAAGCATAAAACTTTCATTTTTTGTTACCTCAATGAACAAGGTAAAAAACTTGATAACTTTGATGTAAAGAATTATGGTAAAATTATACATGAAGTATATCCTGAATTAGAAGAATTTGGTTTAGTTGATCAACTAGAAGAAGTTTATCAAACGGGACAGCAAATTATTATCCCTTTTTCTGCCTATTCGGCATTTCCTAACAAGACAATCTTTAGAGCTAATAAAATTAAGAAAGTAGGGAAAGACATGATCATCAATATATACAATGATGAATCTGAGACTTATTCTTATATAAAAGACATTAAAAAAAACAATAACAAGGTAAATGAAGCTTTAGCTATTTTGTCACATCAAATTAGAGGTGATGTTTCTACCTCTTTAGGTTTAATAGAATTGCATAAGCAAAAATTAATTGAGCCTAATAGATTAGAATGCTCGTTAGACCTTGTTAAAAAGAATTTAGAAAATATTGATTTTACTATTCACGATTTGGTAGATGTTTTATTTAAAAAGACTACTGATGAATAAACAAACGTAGGAATATACTTAGACATCGTTAAACTATTTTTTACTATTAACTCTCTTAATTAGCTATTAAAAATAATAACCAATATTCATATTCAATCTAAAATTCCAATTCGCATCCCCATTTCCTTCTGCTAATCCGTAATTGTAATTAGGACCTAACCAAGGGTGGTTCTTACCAAATGCGGCATCAACGTAAGTAATAATTGCACCTGCTTTAATCATACAGCCCGTAACATTTTCGTAAGAATCATGAAGTTTAAATTCTTTCTCTTGAGTTACTTTGTCTACCATACTAAAATCATTGTAAAACTTTAAGGAAGTAAGTGGTCCTAACACTACAGATACAGTATAACTTACACCAAATGTGTATGTACTTGCCTCTGCCGCTACTAAATAAGGAGCACCAAAAGCTGTCATTGCAATTACATCTGTTCTTTCTCCTTTAGGTGCATTTACCGTTTTTTTATAATAAGAAAGTTGTGCCTTCATATTCCATTTCTTATAATCTAAATTATAAAAAACAGCACCCGCTACATGAGTACCTATAGCATACGTATCTAGATTATATAACCCTCCTAGAATTCCAGAAATACCTATTGTTTCTTTAACAGGGCTTTTTGTAAAATGACGTGCTATGCTGCCAGCGAATTGGTTAATCTCTTTGTTTCTATACATATATACTTCTTTTTGGTTATTAGTTTCTTTAAAAGAAGCTACATCATAAGCATACCTACTATTTGAAATATCAGAGTCGTTACCAAATTTTAACTCTTCGGCATTCTTAAAAAATGCAAGAGTATAATAGTAACGTTCATCATTATGAATAAACTTCACTCCCATATCGTAATCATCTTCTAAACCTACATAACAATTTAGGCTAAAAAAGAAATTAGAGGAGTTAAAAGGTGTGTTACCAAAAGGCACTTGTGTTAACCCCAATTCTATTGAGTTTTTGTCCGAAAAATGATAATCAAACCAACCCTTTCTTAACATCATTCCTCCAAAATTGGAAGCATAAAACCTAAAATCTGCTTTAAATCCAATCCCTTTGTATTTCGCTTTTGGTGTTAAAGCAAATGTATCGTAACCAAAGTCTCCCCCCCTTTTCATGGCTTCAGGCTTCCAAGTAGCATAGTTATATGTAAATCTAAGAATACCACCTAAACCTACTTGAGGTTTATCTTGAGCATTAAGGGAAGTAATTAATCCTAAAAAGAAAATTACAATTAGGTATAGTTTAGTTTTTTCCATTTGAAGTGGAAGTTTTAAATGGGTAAGAAAAATAGTCTTATAAATTAGAATTTAAGGGTGATTTTGTAATTGAATGTACTCAGAAGGAATTTATGAATGACGATTTTTATACTCCTCCTAAATACATTCAATTAATAGAAAAGTTACTTTAGTCGTTTTGTCCAATTGATAAATAAATCAACCCATTGATTTGTACCATCAACCTCTCTTCCAGCTCCAAAACCATGTCCTCCAACAGGAAAAATATGGGTTTCTACTGCTGCTCCAACTTTGTGCATTTTCTCTGTATACAGTGTAGTTTCCTTTATAAAACAAATATCATCATCGTAAGCATGTACTAAAAATGCAGGTGGAGTATCTTTACTTACAAAGTTTAATAAAGTATTTTGTTCTATTTCTTCAGGCGTCATTTTACGGTAGTATAAATCATTTTCTAACCATTCTTTATTCGCATCAGACAAATCTGTAACACCATAAATGAACGCAGAAAAATTCGGTCTTTCTTCAATATCTTCTGATGGCCACAACGTTGCCACAGTTGCTAAGTGTCCGCCTGCAGAAAAGCCCATTACTCCTACTTTATCTTTCTTAAAACCGTATTTATTAGAAATTGCTCGCATTAGTTTCAAGCTTCTTCTTGCATCTGTAATAGGAACTAGCCAAGGTGTATCAGAAGATTTTGGATTGGGCAATCTATATTTTAGTACTGCTGCAGTAATTCCACTTTTTGATAATGCTTTTGCTAAATCATACCCTTCATGGTACATTGCTACTAAGCCATATCCTCCTCCTGGAATGATTACAACTGCTTTGCCTGTATTCTTTCCTTTAGCTTTAAAAACCGTTAGAGTAGGCTCTGTAATATCAAAAACACAAGTTGTTCCATAAGCTTCTTCCTCATATTCTTTTAAGTCATTTTCTTTATAAAAAGGTTTTTCTTGCCCTTCCCAAAGGTGAATAACCTCTTGTGCATTTACAGCATTGAAAACCAATAAAAGAAAAAATGATAGTACTATATTTTTCATAATTATTTTACTTTATTCATTTTAAAATAAGCTCTTATTTCTTCAAATTGGCTATCCCACTTTTCATATGTTACCCAATGCCCCTGTGTTTGATCTATAAAATATTTTTTTGGCGATGTGATACGGTTGTAAGCAGAAAAACTAGTTGCAGGAGGGCACACATCATCTTGTAAACCAATTGACATAGATACAGGCACCTTTATTTTGTGCATTAAATTTTTTGAATCAAAATAGCTTAACACATCCAGTACATCGTTCCAATTTTTTGATGGATGAGCGGCTAAGAACT
This region includes:
- a CDS encoding NAD(P)H-dependent oxidoreductase; this translates as MKVVIVFNHPYEKSYCNAILEAVTEGLKEANHEVDLIHLDNDEFDPVMRAKDLKAFVTGSRNPEESYKLLDPQVKDYKNRLENAEHLIFIFPIWWELMPALTKGFIDKLIFPGIAYDFNPKGNRMMKKLNLSGVTMITTMNTPKLLYRILFGNAIKKAMLLGTFWKMGYKNRKWINLNMVKSASDEKRKTWLVDIKRKFAKKNL
- a CDS encoding Crp/Fnr family transcriptional regulator, translated to MFEQLTAIIKKDPKNWEHFQNAFTEIEIPAREVVLNDGEIPSKIFFIKKGCLRQWFNKEGKDITFQFFFEGQGVASLDSFVNNTPSIFSIESIEASVLYTINKKDFDEILAILPELQDLFQKLIFRRFGNYTQLFLSRIKDSPQERYNDLLENYPEIITRVPQHYIASYLGITSVSLSRIRNRR
- a CDS encoding alpha/beta hydrolase, whose product is MKNIVLSFFLLLVFNAVNAQEVIHLWEGQEKPFYKENDLKEYEEEAYGTTCVFDITEPTLTVFKAKGKNTGKAVVIIPGGGYGLVAMYHEGYDLAKALSKSGITAAVLKYRLPNPKSSDTPWLVPITDARRSLKLMRAISNKYGFKKDKVGVMGFSAGGHLATVATLWPSEDIEERPNFSAFIYGVTDLSDANKEWLENDLYYRKMTPEEIEQNTLLNFVSKDTPPAFLVHAYDDDICFIKETTLYTEKMHKVGAAVETHIFPVGGHGFGAGREVDGTNQWVDLFINWTKRLK
- a CDS encoding DUF4267 domain-containing protein codes for the protein MKSLPQASLVTRIISTILFLPYFYIGVKELISPAGIDITFGIPLTHDEGLSYLSVVGARNIVLSSMGIFFAITGLRFSMITVFIAMAIMAAMDCYLVTSNSSFSGMAIKHFTFVIFMLVMAAWTRYSGMRKNNQ
- a CDS encoding tRNA-uridine aminocarboxypropyltransferase; the encoded protein is MRVEIENPRIKCYTCMRPSSSCICKHTNSVPTNTRFVILMHPMEYYKEKNGTGRMTKLQLENSEIIVGVDFTDNQRVNEILTNEASSSFLLYPGKENFNLSVRTGSEINSFLGNNPHIFILDGTWPCARKMLKLSKNLQTLQRVSFDNEIKSKFILKQQPESLCLSTIESVYTVLNLLKEGEVEDCNTEEFLKPFEKMLEYQVECILNPHNNSYRPSKKNKIVTKDMYKKKTERNIIFEQKLDEDKK